One window of the Montipora foliosa isolate CH-2021 chromosome 4, ASM3666993v2, whole genome shotgun sequence genome contains the following:
- the LOC137998843 gene encoding uncharacterized protein, which translates to MMKQPDWGMGTSCYKPNMAANNSALKKKKLVLLMMMMLQDEETSSKIVSRKVWARKWLLRRPEKGVFYTLFKELALEDSGGFREFMRMPYEKFCELAEVVSENIRKQNTVMRMAIPPRERLALTLRFLVTGESFESLSFQFRIGKTTVGNIVLEVCSAIYDSLREEFLQTPNQIHKWQKIAGHFHSRWNIPNNFGAIDGKRIVILKPAHSGSHFHDYKGNESIIALVVAGPEYECLYADVGTNGRNPDGHAWSRCSLKKALDNPDNPLNIPADEPLPGRTKPIPFVLTGDEAFPLSRYMLKPYPNRNLTVEQRIANYRISRGRRISENLLGIFVNRWRCFKVPFLLHPSKVKIITLAALTLHNWLRADQSSRNVYCPASLPDMEDPLTRQIIPGSWREDGEGTSFLPLQPTATRNYADDARSMREEFTEWFTNEGDLTWQRQMCGL; encoded by the coding sequence ATGATGAAACAACCCGATTGGGGCATGGGAACTAGTTGTTATAaacccaacatggcggcgaacAACTCtgcattgaaaaagaaaaaactggttcttttaatgatgatgatgcttcAGGATGAAGAGACTTCTTCTAAAATTGTTTCAAGAAAAGTGTGGGCACGCAAATGGCTTTTACGGAGACCAGAAAAGGGAGTCTTTTATACACTATTCAAGGAACTAGCGTTGGAGGACTCGGGTGGATTTCGAGAATTCATGAGAATGCCATATGAAAAATTCTGCGAACTTGCAGAAGTTGTCAGCGAGAACataagaaaacaaaacacagtAATGAGAATGGCAATTCCTCCACGTGAACGTCTTGCATTAACCCTTCGATTTTTAGTGACTGGAGAATCATTTGAGTCTCTGTCTTTCCAGTTCAGAATTGGTAAAACAACTGTTGGGAACATTGTTCTTGAAGTTTGCTCAGCAATCTACGATTCTTTAAGGGAAGAATTCCTTCAAACTCCTAATCAAATACATAAATGGCAAAAAATTGCCGGACATTTTCATTCGAGATGGAACATACCAAATAATTTTGGGGCAATAGATGGCAAAAGGATTGTCATCCTTAAGCCTGCACATTCAGGCTCACACTTTCATGACTATAAAGGTAATGAAAGTATTATTGCTCTTGTGGTTGCTGGTCCTGAATATGAATGCTTGTACGCAGACGTTGGAACAAATGGGCGCAACCCTGATGGACATGCTTGGAGTCGATGCTCATTAAAAAAGGCACTTGATAATCCAGACAATCCGTTAAATATACCAGCTGATGAGCCATTGCCTGGTCGTACAAAACCGATACCGTTTGTACTTACTGGTGACGAAGCCTTTCCTCTATCAAGATACATGTTAAAACCTTATCCAAACAGAAACCTTACTGTTGAGCAAAGAATTGCTAATTATAGAATATCCAGAGGAAGAAGAATATCAGAAAATCTTTTAGGAATCTTTGTGAATAGATGGAGATGTTTCAAAGTTCCTTTCTTACTTCATCCTTCCAAAGTCAAGATCATAACATTAGCTGCTCTTACCTTACATAACTGGTTAAGAGCTGATCAAAGTTCAAGAAATGTTTACTGCCCAGCATCACTGCCTGACATGGAGGACCCACTCACACGTCAGATTATCCCAGGTTCCTGGAGAGAGGATGGCGAAGGCACCTCATTTTTGCCTCTACAACCCACAGCAACAAGAAATTATGCTGATGATGCAAGAAGTATGAGAGAGGAGTTCACAGAATGGTTCACGAATGAAGGTGATTTGacatggcaaaggcaaatgTGTGGACTTTAG